A genomic stretch from Deltaproteobacteria bacterium includes:
- the gcvPB gene encoding aminomethyl-transferring glycine dehydrogenase subunit GcvPB has product MTPTEPLIFERSRDGREGHSLPKRNRFDSPPSSLLRQKPARLPEVSEPDVVRHFSRLSQLNFSIDTHFYPLGSCTMKHNPRINEEVARYAGFAHAHPYQPDETIQGALQLMYELEQMLAEISGMDAVTLQPAAGAHGELTGILTIRACHKTRGNPRTTILIPDSAHGTNPASCAMGSYKVVPLKTDREGRLRPEVVKEHMNDDVAALMLTNPSTLGLFESDIRELCEIVHTKGGLVYGDGANMNAILGKCRPGDLGVDLIQYNLHKTFTTPHGGGGPGSGPVAVKKNLEPFLPIPRITQKEEQYVLDYNRPRSIGRVRAFFGNFSMLVRAYTYIREMGPEGLKQVAELAVLNANYLRASLESYYHLPFSERSLHEVVFTDKKQKETGVSTMDIAKRLLDYGFHPPTIYFPLIVIGALMIEPTETESKETLDQFCDAMIAIAREAQENPSLLLKAPHTTPWRRLDEAKAVRQLKLRFEF; this is encoded by the coding sequence GTGACACCGACAGAACCCCTGATTTTTGAGCGTTCCCGCGACGGAAGAGAGGGGCATTCACTTCCCAAGAGAAACCGCTTTGATTCTCCTCCTTCTTCTTTGCTTCGTCAGAAACCGGCAAGGCTTCCGGAGGTCTCCGAACCGGATGTCGTCCGTCATTTTAGCCGGCTTTCCCAATTAAATTTCTCTATCGATACCCATTTCTACCCCCTCGGCTCCTGCACTATGAAACACAACCCGAGGATCAATGAAGAAGTGGCCCGTTATGCCGGCTTTGCCCATGCCCACCCTTATCAGCCGGATGAAACAATCCAGGGGGCCCTTCAATTGATGTATGAGTTGGAGCAGATGCTCGCTGAAATTAGCGGGATGGATGCCGTGACGCTCCAACCGGCCGCAGGGGCCCATGGAGAGTTGACGGGTATTCTGACGATCCGTGCCTGTCATAAGACAAGGGGAAATCCACGCACCACTATTTTAATTCCCGATTCCGCTCATGGCACTAATCCGGCCTCCTGCGCGATGGGAAGCTACAAGGTCGTCCCACTGAAGACAGATCGGGAGGGTCGATTGCGTCCTGAGGTCGTCAAGGAACATATGAATGACGATGTCGCAGCGCTCATGTTGACGAATCCGAGTACACTCGGACTTTTCGAATCAGACATCCGGGAACTCTGTGAGATTGTCCATACAAAAGGAGGTTTGGTCTACGGTGATGGCGCAAATATGAACGCGATCCTTGGAAAGTGCCGTCCCGGCGACCTTGGGGTCGATCTGATTCAATACAACCTTCATAAAACCTTCACGACCCCTCATGGAGGTGGTGGACCCGGTTCAGGACCAGTCGCCGTTAAAAAAAATCTCGAACCATTCCTGCCAATTCCGAGAATTACCCAAAAGGAGGAACAATACGTCCTCGATTATAACCGCCCTCGGTCGATCGGCCGGGTGCGTGCCTTTTTCGGAAATTTTTCCATGTTGGTCCGGGCCTACACCTACATCCGGGAGATGGGGCCCGAAGGCTTGAAGCAGGTCGCCGAATTGGCTGTCCTGAACGCCAACTATCTCCGTGCCAGTCTGGAGTCTTACTATCACCTCCCCTTTTCGGAGCGTTCCCTCCACGAGGTCGTCTTTACGGATAAAAAACAGAAGGAGACCGGTGTCTCAACAATGGACATCGCAAAACGTCTCCTTGATTATGGTTTTCATCCACCGACAATCTATTTCCCCTTAATCGTGATCGGCGCCCTCATGATCGAACCGACAGAGACCGAATCGAAAGAGACCCTTGACCAGTTCTGTGACGCGATGATCGCAATTGCGCGGGAGGCACAGGAAAATCCTTCACTCCTCCTGAAGGCCCCCCATACGACCCCATGGCGCCGCCTTGACGAGGCGAAGGCGGTTCGTCAACTCAAGCTCCGGTTTGAGTTTTAA